A segment of the Synechococcus sp. CBW1002 genome:
CTACGCCGCGCTCGAGGCCGGTCGCCTGCCGGTGGAACGGGGCCTGGTGGTGCGCGATCCGGCGGTGCTGGAACGGCGCCGGCTGATTCAGGAGGTGATGTGCCGCTTCCGGGTTGCGCTGCCCCTGGAGGGTTTCGCGCAGGAGTGGCACGACCTTCAGGCCCTGGCCGCGGATGGCCTGGTGCAGCTGCAGCGCCAGGGCGATCAGGGCCTGGTCGAGGTCACGTCCCAGGGCCGCTGGCTGATCCGCTCGATCGCCGCGGTGTTCGATCCGGAGCAGCGCCGGCGTGCCAGCGGTTCCCGGCTGGTCTGACACCTGCGCGGCGGCCCGCCGTCAGGATGGCCTGGTCTGGCTGCCGGTGCGATGGCCCCTGCCTCCCCGTCAGCGCTGCCGGCCCCGGCAGCGCTGCCCTCCCTGGCGGATCTGGAACGCCGTGCCGCAGGCGGCGGCCTGCTTCTGCGCCTGCAGGTGTCCGACCGTCTGGGGATCCGGGGCCTGCGGGTGGTGGTGGCCCGGCCCCGGCCGCAGCAGCCTCCCCTGCTGCTGGGGGAGCTCAAGGGCTGGGCGCTCCCCACGGCCGCGGGCCTGCAGCTCGACACCATGCGGGTGCAGGGACAGGACACCGCCGCGGTGGGCCCCTTGATCTGGGCCGCCACCGGCGCCTGGGCCCTGGAGTGCACGCCCTGCCGCCAGGCGCGCCTGCTCGCCATCCGCGACGATCCGCGTCAGCACCGCCGCTTGGTGCGCTATTTCGAGCGACTTGGCTTCATGCCGCTGCGCGACCTCGGCGCCGGTCCGCTCGATCTTGCCCTGCGCCTGGTGTGGGGCGGGACGGGGTTGCTGATGCGCGGCGAGCTGGTGGAGGTGCTGCGGCGCAGCGTGCGGCGGCTGGAATGGATTGCCCCAGGGCCTTGAGGGCCGCGGCCAACAGCCGCGCGCCAGGATCGCCTCCCCAGCACGGACGGAACGGCATGCAGGGCTTGCGCGGGGTGGATGGCTGCCGGGCCGGCTGGCTGGCGGTGTCCTGCGAGGGACCGGGGGAGCCCGTCACCGCCCGGCTGTTCCCCTCCGCCCTTGAGCTGCTGGAGGGGCCGGGCTGGCAGCTCACCGCCATCGACATCCCCATCGGTCTGCCCGAAGCCGGGCCCCGCCGCTGCGATCGCGAAGCCCGCCGCCTGCTGGGCCCCCGCCGCAGCAGTGTCTTTTCAGCGCCCCTGCGCGGCGTGCTGGCCGCCACCAGCTACCCGGAGGCCTGTGCCTTGTCCCAGGCGGCCCAGGGTTGCAAACTCAGCAAGCAGGCGTTCCACATCCTCGCCAAGGTGCGCCAGGTGGACGCCTGGTTGCAGCGCGATCCAGGGCAGGCCCGCTGCCTGGTGGAGGTGCACCCGGAGCTGTGTTTCCGCGAGTGGAACGGTGGTGTGCCGATGCCGCACCCCAAGAAGAGCGCCGCCGGCGCCGCCGATCGCCTGGCCTTGGTGGAGCGGACCTTCCCGGGGGCGGCGGCCGCGATCCGCGCCCGTTTCCTGCGCCGCCAGGTGGCCGATGACGACATCCTCGATGCCCTGGCGGCCCTGTGGAGCGCCGCGCGCATCGAGGCCGGCACGGCCCTGCGCCTCGGCGGCGACCTCGACGGCACGGGCCTGCCGATGCAGATTCTGGTCTGAATCTGGTACAGATGAACTACTGTGAGCTGGTTCGGCTGGTTGCCGTGTCCGGATCCCGTCCCCGTTCCTGCTTGCCCGCTCCGCCACCCGCATCGCCACCCGCGCCGCCGCCGGAGCCGGCCGTTGCCGGGCCCTGGCGCCTGGAGCCGCAGCGCCCGCCGCTGGCCCTGCCCCTCGCCGCCGAGGCGGTGGCGGCCGGCTTCCCCAGCCCCGCGGACGATTACATGGAGGCGGCCATCGATCTCAACGAGGTGCTGATCCGCCATCCCAGCAGCACCTTTTTCCTGCGGGTCAGCGGTGATTCGATGATCGGGGCCGGCATTCACCACGGCGATCTGCTGATCGTGGATCGCAGCCTGGAACCGCGCCCCGGGCGGATTGTGGTGGCGGTGCTGGAGGGGGCCTTCACGCTCAAGCGCCTGGTGCGGCAGCAGGGGCGCTGGCTGCTGGAGGCGGCCCATCCGGCCTATCCGTTGCTGGAGCTGGGGGCGGCGGACGATGACCGGCTCTGGGGCGTGGCCATTCACGTGATCCACCCGCTCTGAGCGCTCTCCCATGGCCCTGGCCACGGTGCTGATCGACGCCAACAATTTCTACGCCTCCTGCGAGGCGGCCCTCGATCCCGCCGTGGCCGGCCGGCCGCTGGTGGTGCTCTCCAACAACGACGGCTGCATCGTGGCCCGCAGCGCCGCAGCGCGCAGCCTGGGCATTCCCATGGGCCAGCCCTATTTCCAGGTGCGTCGCGAGCTGGAGCGGCTGGGGGTGATCGTGCGCAGCTCCAATTACGCCCTCTATGCCGACATGAGCCAGCGGCTGATGGCCACGATCGAGCCCTGGGTGGAGGAGCTGGAGGTCTATTCGATCGACGAGGCCTTTGGTCGCCTGCATCGGCCTGCAGCCGGCGATCCCAGCGGCGCGGATCTCAGGCCTGGCGGTGATCTCACGAGTTGGGGGCGGCGGCTGCGGGCTCAGGTGCAGCGCCATCTCGGTCTGCCGGTGGCGGTGGGCATCGCGCCCACCAAGGTGCTGGCCAAGATCGCCAACCGTCTGGCCAAGGGCGATCCCCGCCACGGTGGGGTGTTCGATCTGGGGGCGGTGGCGGATCCTGACCCCTGGCTGGAATCCGTCGCCATCGAGGACGTCTGGGGCATCGGCCGCCAGCTGGCGCGTTGGTGCCGCCTGCGCGGCGTCGCCGATGCCCGCCAGCTGCGCGATCTGGCCAGCGGCGAGCTGCGCCGCCGGTGTGGCGTGGTGGGTCTGCGGCTGCAGGAGGAACTGCGCGGCCGGAGCTGTCTGCCCCTGGTGAGCCTGCCGCCGGCCAAGCAGGAAACCTGCGTCAGCCGCAGCTTCAGCCAGCCCGTCACCACGCTGACGGATCTGCGCGAGGCGATCGCCACCTATCTCAGCCGCGCCGCCGAGAAGCTGCGGCGTCAGCGGCAGCGGGCCGGGGCGATCACCGTGTTCGTGCGCAGCAGCCCCTTCGATGGCAGCCGCTTCTACAGCAATGCCGCCACGGTGCAGCTGCCCCTGGCCAGCAACGACACCGCCGTGCTGCTGGCCGCCGCCCTTCCCCTGGCCGAGCGTCTGTTCCGGCCCCACAAGCCGTTGCAGAAGGCCGGTGTGCTGCTGCAGCAGCTCCAGCCCCTCGAGCAGCTGCAGCACCATCTGCTGGCACCGATGCCGCTGGAGCAGCAGCAGCGCCGTGAGGCCCTTCTGGCCACGATCGATGCCCTGAACCGCCGCTACGGTCGAGGCACGGTGCAGTGGGCGGCCTGTGGCTTGCGGCCCGCCTGGATGATGCGCCGTTCCCGGCTCTCCCGTGCCGCCACCACGCGTCTGAGCGATCTGCCCTGGGTGCAGGCCGGCTGAACATCCAACCGAATCGTGACTGGCGGCCGCTGAGATCCGACCGGATGCGACTGGCGCTGGACTGGCGTGATGACACCGATAAGGTCGATGCATTCCGGAGCCCCTGAGTGACATCCGCTCCGGCCGAAATCCTTCTGGGAGGTTGTCATGAGCATGCAGAATCTTCACCGCCTGGTGGTGGATGCCGAGAGGGACGAGCGGATGCGTGCCCGTCTGCGCCGCTGCCGCAACACCGCCGATCTGATTCGCACGGCACGGCGTCTCGGCTATGGGATCAGCGCCGTCGATCTGAAACGTGCCCGCCAGGACGATCAGCGCAGTCGCGAGGTTGTAGCGCGGCAGGCGGTGGCTGGCTCAGTCAGCTCCCATCAGGCGTGAGATCTGGTCGCGGCCGTTGGTCTTGGCCAGATCCAGGGCATGTTCGGCGCGGTGCAGCAGATCGTTGAAGCTGGTGTCGCCGGCGGTGCGGCTGGTGAGTCCACCGCTGATCTGGAGCTGGTAGCCGGAATGGGAGAACACGCCAGGGAGGTGGTGAACGCTCTCGCGCAGTTGTTCGGCGATCTGCAGGGCGGAGTCACTGTCGCGCTCCAGCATCAGCAGTGCGAATTCGCTGTTCCCCATGCGCACCACCAGATCATGCTCCGGCAGCAGGCTGCGGCAGAGCTGGCTCACGTCGCGGAGCACCTGATCACCGGCGGGGTGGCCCCAGCGGTTGTTGATCAGGCGGAAATTGTCGAGGTCGATGCACAGAAGTGACAGGGGCAGGTCGTGCTGCAGCGCTCTCTCGAACTCCTTGGTGCCGAGTTTGTGCAGCAGGGTGCGCTGCGGCAGTCCGGTCACCGGACAGTGGTGACTCATCCGCCGGAGTTCGATCTCGCGCATCACCAGGTCGGCCAGCAGCTTCAGCTGATCGATCTGCTCAGGGCTGGGCTGGCGCGGTTCCCGGTCTATCACGCAGAGAGAGCCGAGCTTGTGCCCATCGGGCGTGCGTAGCGGCGCTCCGGCGTAGAAGCGGATGTGGGGATCGCCCGTGACCAGGGGATTGGTGGAGAAGCGCTCGTCGGCCAGGGCATCGGGCACCACCAGCACCTCGTCTCCGAGAATGGTGTGGCCGCAGAAGGCCTGCTCCCGCGGTGTTTCCCGCACCGTCAGGCCCTGACGGGAGAGAAACCACTGCCGATCGGCTTCCACCAGGGAGATCACGGCGATCGGAGTCTGGTAGAGGCTCCGGGCCAGGGTCAGAATCCGATCGAAGTGGGGATCATCGGCATGGCCCTTGAGATCGTGCCGCTCCAGATCACGCAGGCGCTCCTGTTCATCGGCAGGAATCGGAAAGCTGGCCATGGCGGTGCGGAGACAAACAGGGAGTGCCGGTGAGGCCGGAGGACGGCGATCAGAGCAGGTGGCCGTCCGGCGGCGTATCGCCAAGGGCCTCTCTGATCATGGCGGCGGTCACCGGCAGCGTCTCAAGTTCATCGGCGTTGTCGAGAAAGGCATCGAAGGAGGCGTAGCGGCGCACCATCGGTTCGGCGCCCGGCGCGGCGCAGGCCTGCTCCCAATCCTGATCATCCGGGCGAACGGCGGCAAAGCATTCCAGGGCCTCGGCCAGGTCGGCGCCGTCGCCGATCTGCTCGCCATGCCAGAGAACCTCGTAGAAGCCCATGGCGACACCATGCACGCTGTCTTCATTGTGAAGGCAGACAGCCTCAGGCCGGGCCCGAGGTCAGCTCCGATCTGGCTTCCCGGACCAGCTCCTCATAGCCGGCGCGGCGGCGGGCATCGAGCTGCTCGAGATAGCGACGCTCGTTGTAATAGAGGTCCTGGAAGCGCAGGGCGTCGCTGTTGAGCTCCGCGAACATGGCCTCGATGCGGCTCTCCATGTCCAGGGCGGCTTCCGCCGGAGCCGTGGCTCGTGCCGGATCCGTGGTTGCTGCTGTGCTGGCCTCTGCCGCTCCCGGCGGATTGGTGGCGGTGGGGGCATCGATGGGGTTCAGCAGGCGGGCGAGACAGCGTTCCAGAGTTTCCAGGTTCTGGGACCTCCAGGCATCGAGCAGGTGTCGGCAGCGCTTCAGGGCCCGCTGCCGCTCGAGCACGGCCGTGGTGCCACGCAGCTGCAGCTCGGGCTGGGCCAGGGCCATGCGATGCAGTTCGCAAGGTTCCAGCAGCGGCGTCAGACGGCTGAGCAGGGCGCTCTGCTCCACCACCAGCTGATCGCCCAGCAACCGTGGCAGATCCAGATCAGCCAGATCCTCTCCGCCATCACTGCCGCGGTTGATCGCCTCCAGCCGGCCGGCCCCGAGGTTGTCTTCCTCGAGGGCGCTGATCGCGGCCCAGAGCAGGCGATGGTGCTGCAGGGCGAAGTCTTCCAGGTCCCGTTGCCGCAGCTCCCGCCGGATCAGGGGACGGTGCAGCGGGCAGTGGAGGTAGAGCCGCAGCACCTCCGCCTCGGCCCGTTCCCGCAGTCCCGCTTCGCCGGGCTGCTCCCACTTCTGGGAGCGTCCGTGCCAGCGCTGGCCCTTCACCTGCTGGCGCAGGTCTTCCTCCAGCTGCAGGGCCAGGCGGGCCTGGCCGCCGCTGAGCCGCTCCGCCACCTGCTGCAGGTAGTGGCTGCGCACGGCGCTCTGGGGGAGTTTGCCGAGCAGTTCCACCAGGCCAGCCACCGCCTGCTGGAACTGGTCGGCCCGGGCGAGATCGCGGTCGGCCAGCACCTGCTCGATCTGCCAGTCGAGCCAGAGGGGCGCGGCTTCCAGCAGGGCGCGGTACTCGCCGGGGCCGTGCTGCCTGAGGAACTCGTCGGGATCCTTGCCGGCGGGCAGGTGCAGCACGCGCAGCTCCAGCTGCCCCTGCAGGGCCAGCTGCTCCACTTCGCCGATCGCCCGCTGGGCGGCCCGCACGCCGGCGCCGTCGCTGTCGAAATTGAGGATCAGCCGCTTGCTGTCGCAGCCGCGGCAGATCTGGGTGATCTGCTGACTGCTCAACGCTGTCCCCAGGGCCGCCACCGCATTGGTGATGCCGGCCGCATGGAGGGCGATCACATCGAAATAGCCCTCCACCACCACCGCCTGGTCGTCCTTGCGGATCGCGGCGGTGGCCCGGTCGAGGCCGAACAGATGCTTGCCCTTCTCGAACACCTCCGTTTCCGGGGAGTTGAGGTACTTCGGTTCGCCGCCATCGAGGCTGCGGCCACCGAAGCCGATCACCCGGCCCTGGCGGTCCTTGATCGGCACCATCACGCGATGGCGGAAGCGGTCGTAGAAGCCCTCACCGCCCTTGCGGGCCACCACCATCCCGGCGGCCTCCAGCAGATCCACCCCAAGGCCCTCCACCTGCTGCAGGTGGGTGAGCAGACCGTCCCAACGGTCCGGGGCGTAGCCCAGCTCGAAGGTCTCGAGAGTGCCTTCGCTGAGGCCGCGATTGTCCTTGAGGTAGGCGAGGGCCGCGGCGCCCTCGGGACTGCGCAGCTGGCTGCGGAACCAGCCCGCCGCCAGGGTGAGCACCCGATGCAGCTGCTCACGGCGGGACAGCTGCTTGCGCAGCCGTTCCTGCTGGGGTCCGTCGACGGTCTCGATCGGCAGCTGATACTTGCGCGCCAGCTCCAGCACCACATCGCCGAAGCTCTGGCGCTGCAGTTCCATCAGGAACTTGATGGCGTTGCCGCCGGCACCGCAGGAGAAGCAGTAATAGAACTGCTTGGCCGGCGACACCGTCATCGACGGTGATTTGTCGTCGTGGAAGGGGCAGATCCCCACGAACTCGCGCCCCTTCTTCTTGAGCACCACGTGCTCGCCGACCACATCGACGATGTCGGCCCGTTCCTTGACGGCCTCGATCGTGCGGGGGTGGAGGCGGGGCAGGCTCAAGGAAAAGGCGGAGGGGGAAAGGAGAGAGGAGGGAGGAGAGAGACTGAGGGCGATTCTGCAGGGATCAGGAGGGAGCCGCTGCCGTTTCGATGGCACAGCCTGGCTGCAGAGTGCGATCCTGAGCAGCCCGCCAGGGACACTCGTGCGCGTTCTGCCGCTGGGGTCAACCCCGATCGAGGCCGCCGCCGTGCGGGCGATGCTGCTCAGCGCCCTGAGCTTCAGCCTGATGGGGGTGTGCGTCAAGCAGGTGGGCGCCCGCATCCCCGCCGCCGAGGTGGTGCTGGCCCGGGCGCTGCTGAGCGTGGCCCTGAGCTGGTGGTTGCTGCGCCGCGCCGACATCGACCCCTGGGGCCGCCGGCGTGGCCTGCTGATCGTGCGGGGGGCCATCGGCACCCTGGCGCTGCTGTGCGTCTACGCGGCCCTGGCGGCGCTGCCGCTCGCTTCAGCCACGGTGCTGCAGTACCTCTACCCCACCTTCACCGCCCTGCTGGCCTGGCTGGCCCTGGGGGAGCGGATCGGCCGGCGCGTGCTG
Coding sequences within it:
- a CDS encoding LexA family protein; this encodes MPAPPPASPPAPPPEPAVAGPWRLEPQRPPLALPLAAEAVAAGFPSPADDYMEAAIDLNEVLIRHPSSTFFLRVSGDSMIGAGIHHGDLLIVDRSLEPRPGRIVVAVLEGAFTLKRLVRQQGRWLLEAAHPAYPLLELGAADDDRLWGVAIHVIHPL
- the dnaG gene encoding DNA primase; this encodes MSLPRLHPRTIEAVKERADIVDVVGEHVVLKKKGREFVGICPFHDDKSPSMTVSPAKQFYYCFSCGAGGNAIKFLMELQRQSFGDVVLELARKYQLPIETVDGPQQERLRKQLSRREQLHRVLTLAAGWFRSQLRSPEGAAALAYLKDNRGLSEGTLETFELGYAPDRWDGLLTHLQQVEGLGVDLLEAAGMVVARKGGEGFYDRFRHRVMVPIKDRQGRVIGFGGRSLDGGEPKYLNSPETEVFEKGKHLFGLDRATAAIRKDDQAVVVEGYFDVIALHAAGITNAVAALGTALSSQQITQICRGCDSKRLILNFDSDGAGVRAAQRAIGEVEQLALQGQLELRVLHLPAGKDPDEFLRQHGPGEYRALLEAAPLWLDWQIEQVLADRDLARADQFQQAVAGLVELLGKLPQSAVRSHYLQQVAERLSGGQARLALQLEEDLRQQVKGQRWHGRSQKWEQPGEAGLRERAEAEVLRLYLHCPLHRPLIRRELRQRDLEDFALQHHRLLWAAISALEEDNLGAGRLEAINRGSDGGEDLADLDLPRLLGDQLVVEQSALLSRLTPLLEPCELHRMALAQPELQLRGTTAVLERQRALKRCRHLLDAWRSQNLETLERCLARLLNPIDAPTATNPPGAAEASTAATTDPARATAPAEAALDMESRIEAMFAELNSDALRFQDLYYNERRYLEQLDARRRAGYEELVREARSELTSGPA
- a CDS encoding Nif11 family protein → MQNLHRLVVDAERDERMRARLRRCRNTADLIRTARRLGYGISAVDLKRARQDDQRSREVVARQAVAGSVSSHQA
- a CDS encoding DUF429 domain-containing protein, whose translation is MQGLRGVDGCRAGWLAVSCEGPGEPVTARLFPSALELLEGPGWQLTAIDIPIGLPEAGPRRCDREARRLLGPRRSSVFSAPLRGVLAATSYPEACALSQAAQGCKLSKQAFHILAKVRQVDAWLQRDPGQARCLVEVHPELCFREWNGGVPMPHPKKSAAGAADRLALVERTFPGAAAAIRARFLRRQVADDDILDALAALWSAARIEAGTALRLGGDLDGTGLPMQILV
- a CDS encoding Y-family DNA polymerase; protein product: MALATVLIDANNFYASCEAALDPAVAGRPLVVLSNNDGCIVARSAAARSLGIPMGQPYFQVRRELERLGVIVRSSNYALYADMSQRLMATIEPWVEELEVYSIDEAFGRLHRPAAGDPSGADLRPGGDLTSWGRRLRAQVQRHLGLPVAVGIAPTKVLAKIANRLAKGDPRHGGVFDLGAVADPDPWLESVAIEDVWGIGRQLARWCRLRGVADARQLRDLASGELRRRCGVVGLRLQEELRGRSCLPLVSLPPAKQETCVSRSFSQPVTTLTDLREAIATYLSRAAEKLRRQRQRAGAITVFVRSSPFDGSRFYSNAATVQLPLASNDTAVLLAAALPLAERLFRPHKPLQKAGVLLQQLQPLEQLQHHLLAPMPLEQQQRREALLATIDALNRRYGRGTVQWAACGLRPAWMMRRSRLSRAATTRLSDLPWVQAG
- a CDS encoding sensor domain-containing diguanylate cyclase gives rise to the protein MASFPIPADEQERLRDLERHDLKGHADDPHFDRILTLARSLYQTPIAVISLVEADRQWFLSRQGLTVRETPREQAFCGHTILGDEVLVVPDALADERFSTNPLVTGDPHIRFYAGAPLRTPDGHKLGSLCVIDREPRQPSPEQIDQLKLLADLVMREIELRRMSHHCPVTGLPQRTLLHKLGTKEFERALQHDLPLSLLCIDLDNFRLINNRWGHPAGDQVLRDVSQLCRSLLPEHDLVVRMGNSEFALLMLERDSDSALQIAEQLRESVHHLPGVFSHSGYQLQISGGLTSRTAGDTSFNDLLHRAEHALDLAKTNGRDQISRLMGAD